Within Marinomonas mediterranea MMB-1, the genomic segment ATAACAAACGATATAAACTTAAGTAATTGATTAGTTTTTTTCATCCTTACGATATTTTGACGGTATAAATACCGCTGACCTTCTGATTTAAAATAAAAATGCCTCAACAAATGTGAGGCATTTTTATCTAATCGTTATTGTCTTGATAGCTCTAAAATAACAAGCTCTTACCTTAACGCATTACAAACGGATTACCCATTGGTTCGCTAGAGGTACTGATCCAAGTCGTGCGGACACGAATGTAATCTTGAATGGCTTGAACCCCCGCTTCGCGTCCATATCCAGACTGATTAACACCGCCAAAAGGAGCAATCGGAGAAACAGCACGATAGGTATTGACCCAGCAAATCCCCGACTGGATCTTTTGTGACACTCTCATTGCACGCGCTAAATTTTCAGTAAAGAGACCTGACCCCAAACCGAACTTCGATGCATTCGCCAACGTAATCGCTTCTTCCTCTGAATCAAAACACACAATAGACATAACAGGGCCAAACATCTCAACCGTCAGCGTTTCAATGTCGTTATGAGGGCACTCTACGATCGTCGGCGCGAAATAATGCCCTGATCCTAACTCAGGTAAGCTTGTTCCACCAGCCAGTATGTTCGCGCCCTGCTCAATGGCTTTCGCCAAGGTTTCTTCAATAAGCCGCACTTGAGCAAGAGTACAAAGTGGCCCGATATGAGAAGACGGTTCTAATGGGTTCCCAACCACCACTTGCTCCGCTTGTTGCTTAAGCGTTTCGAGTACCTTGGTGTAAATCCCTTTTTGAATATAAACCCTTGAGCCCGCCACACAAGACTGCCCCGATGCCCCAAAATTACCCGCAATAATGCCGTTAACTGCGCTCTCTAAGTTAGCATCGTCAAACACAATAATAGGCGACTTCCCGCCAAGCTCTAACGAGGTCACTGCAAAATTGTTAGCCGTATTTCGAACTACGTGTTTTGCTGTCTCTGGCCCGCCAGTAAAAGCAAGGCGATCAATATCAGGATGAGAGGTCAACGGAATGGCACACCCTTCTGCATCGCCCGTGATAACGGAAACCACACCATCAGGAAAGCCTGCTTCGCTAATCAGTTTGGCAAACTCAAGTATCGCCGCTGGTGCTACTTCCGACGCCTTGATGATCACCGAACAGCCAGCCGCCAGTGCAGGCGCGAGCTTCGTTGCCGTTAAAAACATTTGTGCGTTCCACGGCACGACCGCAGCAACAACACCAATAGGCTCTGGCTTCGTAAAGACATGCATATCCGGTTTATCAATCGGTAATGTCTGCCCCTCAATTTTGTCCGCTAAGCCTGCGTAGTAGCGGTAATAGTTGGCGACGTATTTCGCCTGAGTCACCGTTTCAGCGGCAAGCTTACCACTGTCGGTTGTTTCGATTTCGCCTAGCGTCTTCGCATGCTCTTCAAGCAAATCAGCTAGCTTAAACATCAAGTCTGCCCGTTGCGTTTGCGTGAAGCCCCCCCATTCAGGTGCGGACAGTACACGACGTGCAGCACAAACGGCTTTATCCACGTCCTCAGATTCAGCACAAGCAAAAGTCGCCCATGGCTCACCCGTAGCCGGGTTATACGTTTCCATTACCCGATTGTTTGCCCCTTCGACCCATTGACCGTCGATCAGCAATGGATAGTGAGGTTGTTCTTGGTTAACCATATCCCTTCCTCTAGTTAAATGCCGGCATGACTTCGTCAACAAAGCGACGTAATGACGCTTCTTTTTCAGCGCGGCTCATACTCGAATCGGACCAATAGGAAAACTCGTCATAACCTAATGCTTCATAGTGCTTCAAACGTTCAATAATTTGCTCTGACGTCCCAATCATTAAGTCCTTACGAATGGCGTCCTTCTTATAGAAAGGATGATTATCTATTTCAGACTGAGACAAGGGCTCAATTAGACCGTGGCTAATTGGTCGCTCATTTTTAAACCATGCGCCAAAATAGCAGTAGAACTCATGCAATTTAGTGGCAGCTCGATCTAATTCCGCTTCGTCGTTTGCAACATAAGCATGCTGAAGAATCATAATTTTAGTACGCTGATCAAACTTTTCGCATGCTTCGTTGTACTTAGCAATTAATGTTTCCACTTCATCAAGCCCTTGCCACAATGGCGTTACTTGAACATTACAGTGGTTGCTAACGGCAAACTCATGACTGTTAATATCGCGCGCTGCGACCCAAATAGGTGGACCATTTGGTGTGAGTGGCTTAGGTGCTGATGTTGTTT encodes:
- a CDS encoding LLM class flavin-dependent oxidoreductase, yielding MKFSLFAHMERVDEQQRQQDLYEEFISLCQIADEGGMSTIWTGEHHGMDFTIAPNPFLNLIDLAHRTKNVRLGTGTIVAPYWNPIKLAGEAAMTDIVTQGRLELGIARGAYAFEYERMVQGGIDAWEAGECLREMVPAIKGLWEGDHTQDSKHYKFPKTTSAPKPLTPNGPPIWVAARDINSHEFAVSNHCNVQVTPLWQGLDEVETLIAKYNEACEKFDQRTKIMILQHAYVANDEAELDRAATKLHEFYCYFGAWFKNERPISHGLIEPLSQSEIDNHPFYKKDAIRKDLMIGTSEQIIERLKHYEALGYDEFSYWSDSSMSRAEKEASLRRFVDEVMPAFN
- a CDS encoding aldehyde dehydrogenase, with the protein product MVNQEQPHYPLLIDGQWVEGANNRVMETYNPATGEPWATFACAESEDVDKAVCAARRVLSAPEWGGFTQTQRADLMFKLADLLEEHAKTLGEIETTDSGKLAAETVTQAKYVANYYRYYAGLADKIEGQTLPIDKPDMHVFTKPEPIGVVAAVVPWNAQMFLTATKLAPALAAGCSVIIKASEVAPAAILEFAKLISEAGFPDGVVSVITGDAEGCAIPLTSHPDIDRLAFTGGPETAKHVVRNTANNFAVTSLELGGKSPIIVFDDANLESAVNGIIAGNFGASGQSCVAGSRVYIQKGIYTKVLETLKQQAEQVVVGNPLEPSSHIGPLCTLAQVRLIEETLAKAIEQGANILAGGTSLPELGSGHYFAPTIVECPHNDIETLTVEMFGPVMSIVCFDSEEEAITLANASKFGLGSGLFTENLARAMRVSQKIQSGICWVNTYRAVSPIAPFGGVNQSGYGREAGVQAIQDYIRVRTTWISTSSEPMGNPFVMR